The genomic DNA AGAACGGCGTCGTCGATGCGGCGTTCGCGCACGGCATGGAAATAGTCGTTCGGAAAGACGGAGCGCGGATCGAGTGCGCCGTACTGCATGTGCGAGGCGTACGACAGGGCGGCGTCCGACAGTGCAAGCTCGAGCTTCGCGAGTGTCCGGTAATCGCCGTCACCACCCGCGGCAGTGCTGGCAAGAAAACGTTTGCGCAGTTCGCGCAACTGTGTCACGCCATACAGGGACGGGTGCAGCCCGTGCTCGTGCGCGGCCTCGAGAAAGTGCAGCAGCGTGTCCATCGGCGCGGGCGCCGCAAAGGAGGCGGTCCATACCGGATTCAACTCGGTCGTGATGTAATGCCGGTACATCACGCCGTAGTGCGCAAAGGAGGAGGGAAGCGGATTCGTGCTGTCGTCCGGCGCCACGAGCATGCCGCGAAGCGCCTCGCGCAATGCGTCGGTGTCCACCTCGGGAAGTTCCGCGCCGGAGCTGTCGGCCGTCGCGGTGTTGCCGCGCTCGACGAGGTTGCACGACTGCAAGCCGGCGCCGGTGCAGAGCAGCAACGGCAATAACGCCGCCGCGAAACGTCTGCCCGCGCGCGCAGCACGCCTGTGTGCGGATTCGAAAATCCGTCGTCTGTATCTCGTGTATGGTGCTATCACGCCCGTGTCTGATCTGAAAATATCGAACAAAAGTACGAAGCGGTTCTCTCAAAAGCCAAGAATGCCGGTCCGGCCCGAAGTGCAGCCCAAAAACACGGCGCGGCATGGTGAGCGTGGCGCTGTGTGTCGTGCAAAAAGGTTGTATTTTTCGCGCTGCCGGCCGTATTCCCGCCGGCGCCGCTCGCGAATCTCCCACAGTCACAATACGGCCAGACATGAGACGACGTTTCTCCCTCCTCGTCAGCGCGGCAGCGCTGCTTATCGCCTGCGTAACGGGCGCAACGGCGCAGACGCCGGACCGCAACCTCGCCCTGCTGCGCGCGGCAGGCGGCGCGGATATGTACCCGAACGCGCAGCAGCTTGTCATCTACGACAGCACCGATGTCGATGTGAAAGAGACGGGGCTCAGCTACGTGCGCATGCACCGTTTCACCAAGGTGCTCACCGCCGCGGGCGCGAAGGAAATGCGCGGCATCAGCTTCGGCTACGATCCGCTGTCGGCGGCCGTCGATGTGCTGCTCGTGCGTGTGTATCGCAAGGACGGACGCGTGGAGACGGTGCCGCGCGAGCGTGTCATCGATTATCCGGCCCCGGCCCGCGCCATCTACTGGGGCGCCCGCGAAAAGCTCGTGGATGTCGGCCGCCTCGAACCCGGCGACGCGGTCGAGACCCTCGTCTTCCGCAAGGGATTCACCTACGCGCTGCTGGCGGAAGGCGACGACGACAGCCGCTTCATCCCGCCGATGAAGGGACACTTCTACGACATCGTGGAATTCTGGAGTTCCCTTCCCATGCTCGAAAAGGTGTACCGCATCGCGGTGCCGCGCGACAAGCCGCTGCAGTACGAAGTGTACAACGGCGAACTCGGCTCGGCCGTCCATTTCCCTCCGGAAAAAAATTATCGTGTGAAAGTGGACGTGAATCCGGCCGGTGCGCAGGCGAAGACCGACGAGGACGCGCTGCATCCGACGGCCGGCCTCTACACCGTCCCCGACAAGGTCGTTCATACGTTCTGGAAGAAAAACATCACCCCCTTCGCGGAGGAACGCAACATGGTGGCGGCATCCGACGTCGCGCCGAAACTTCTGCTCTCGACCTCGCCCGACTGGTACGCAAAGTCGGTCTGGTTCAACAAGGTCAACGAGGATTTTAAAAGCTTCGAGGTGACCCCGGAGATACAGGCCGTCACCGACCGCCTGTTAAAGGGTGTGACCGACGAATTGAAAAAGATCTCCATCCTCAATCACTGGGCCGCGGAAGAGATCCGATATTCGGGCATCTCGATGGGTCCGGGCGAGGGCTACACCCTGCATCCCGGATCGATGACACTGCTCGACCGCTGCGGCGTGTGCAAGGACAAGGCCGGCATCCTCGTGGCGATGCTGCGCGCGGCGGGTTTCGAGTCGTATCCCGCGATGACCATGGCCGGATCACGCATCGACCGCATCCCCGCGGATCAGTTCAACCACAGCGTGGCCGCGGTGAAGCGGAAAAACGGAGCATGGATGCTGCTCGATCCGACGTGGATACCCGGCGTGCGCGAGATGTGGTCGAGCGCCGAGCAGCAGCAGGAATTCCTTCTCGGCATACCCGGCGGCGCCGACATCATGACCACGCCCGTGTCACCCGCGGAGAATCATTACTGGAAATTGAACGGCAGCTCGCGGCTCGACGATGAGGGCACACTCGAAGGAGAGTTTACGCTGGAGGCCGACGGGCAATCCGACGCGAATATCCGTCGCGCCTTCACACGCAGTTATCAATCATCATGGAAGGAATACCTCCCGCGTGTGATGTACGAGGTTTCGCCGCGCGCGGAGATACTCGAGCAGACCATGGTGGATCCGGGCGATCTGAGCCAGCCGATGCGGCTGCGTGTAAAGTACCGCATTCCCGGCTACGCCGTGGTCGGCACCGACAAGATCCGTTTTGTCCCGCTCCTTGCGCGCAATCCGTTTACCGACGGCGTGATGAGTGCCGAGCTTGCGCTCGATACCAGTATCGCCGTGCGTAAATACGGCTTCCGCACACGATGTTCGAAACTGGTGGAGGTGTCGGAGAAGGTAACGTTGCCGTCGGGGTGGACTGTCGCGGCGCCCGCGGCACCAGCGGCCGTCAAGAGTCCCGCGGCCGCCTTCGAGGCGGCGTACACACTCGCGGGAAAAACCCTCACCGTGCGTGCCACGCATCGAATGGAGAAGCGGCTGTATGATGCGGGCGACTGGCCCGCCTTCCGCGCCGCGCTGACATCGCGGTTGAGCTTCATGGCGCAACCCGTCCTCCTTTCACGCTGACCGATACACCCAGAACTAGGCCGAATGGAATCCCACATGAAAAATATTGCGCGCACACTCGCAACAGCCGCCTTCCTCGCCGCGGTGCTCGCCCTTCCGCTCAGTGCGCAGAAGACCGCGCCCGACGCCGATGCGGAATACGTCGACGTGCAGCACGAATACACGCTGCAGGACGATGGAACCATCGTGTACCGTTACGAGCACCATCTCCGCTACCTCACCTCGTTTGCCTTCAACCGCGCCTACGGCGAGACCTTCATCGTGTACAATCCCGCGTGGCAGACGCTCAAGATCACCGACGCGTCCACACGTATGGCCGACGGACGCGACGTCAAAGCTCCCTTCAACGCCTTTAACGAAGTGCTGCCCGGCTTCGCGGCCAATGCCGCGCCGTACATGCACCTCCGCGAAATGGTGGTGACACACACTGGACTCGAGCGCGGCAGCGTTGCGCATCTCGCCTA from Ignavibacteriota bacterium includes the following:
- a CDS encoding DUF3857 and transglutaminase domain-containing protein produces the protein MRRRFSLLVSAAALLIACVTGATAQTPDRNLALLRAAGGADMYPNAQQLVIYDSTDVDVKETGLSYVRMHRFTKVLTAAGAKEMRGISFGYDPLSAAVDVLLVRVYRKDGRVETVPRERVIDYPAPARAIYWGAREKLVDVGRLEPGDAVETLVFRKGFTYALLAEGDDDSRFIPPMKGHFYDIVEFWSSLPMLEKVYRIAVPRDKPLQYEVYNGELGSAVHFPPEKNYRVKVDVNPAGAQAKTDEDALHPTAGLYTVPDKVVHTFWKKNITPFAEERNMVAASDVAPKLLLSTSPDWYAKSVWFNKVNEDFKSFEVTPEIQAVTDRLLKGVTDELKKISILNHWAAEEIRYSGISMGPGEGYTLHPGSMTLLDRCGVCKDKAGILVAMLRAAGFESYPAMTMAGSRIDRIPADQFNHSVAAVKRKNGAWMLLDPTWIPGVREMWSSAEQQQEFLLGIPGGADIMTTPVSPAENHYWKLNGSSRLDDEGTLEGEFTLEADGQSDANIRRAFTRSYQSSWKEYLPRVMYEVSPRAEILEQTMVDPGDLSQPMRLRVKYRIPGYAVVGTDKIRFVPLLARNPFTDGVMSAELALDTSIAVRKYGFRTRCSKLVEVSEKVTLPSGWTVAAPAAPAAVKSPAAAFEAAYTLAGKTLTVRATHRMEKRLYDAGDWPAFRAALTSRLSFMAQPVLLSR